The following is a genomic window from Oncorhynchus kisutch isolate 150728-3 linkage group LG6, Okis_V2, whole genome shotgun sequence.
cagtgttgactgtgtgttgaGATGAGTGTGTGAGGGCAGCAGTGGGCCACTGTACTGACGTCCCAGCGTTCTTTGTTCCCCTCAGGTGTGCAAAGAAGAATAAGTTGTTCCTCAACGTTCAGATCAATGGGAATGGCTGTGAGGACTCACCCTCCCGTTCCCCCCACCGGTCTGCCCGCACCCCTGGGGTTTCCACCCCCGCCCCTGTCCCCgccccctacaccctacctgGTACCCCTACCCTGATGGAGGAGCATTCATCCCACCTCAAGAGTGAGTACAAATACATTTAGACTTACCCCATTTAGGCTATATGTAAGGAATCTTCACTGAAATAGATTGGTAAATGCTTGGTGAATTACTCAGATGAAATAGACCGTTTGTATGTGTGCTCTTTGTAAAGAGCCGAATGTATTTCCCAGTAGCTGGCTGTAGGGTCACAGTAGCCGTCCCAGTCTGCCTCAAGAGTGTTTCTGTCAGTAGATTGCTGGGATTGTTCCATCTGAGTGCTGTGATGTGGGGGAGGGAGCGTTTTCTGTTCCATCGCTTCTAGAGAAATTACATTACTCTTCCAATTCATTCGACAGCTTAGAGAGAAATCTAACACTCCCACAAAGTTGTGTGCGTGCAGTTGCATGCGTGCCGTTTCGTGTCTGTAATGATTCATGTGTAGGAGCGTCACCTACCAAACCAACGTCATTAGGTCTCACTCAAATTCGTTTTCACTtgtaaaatgaacagtaaatgtTTTTCATTGGTTTGGCACATAGTGTATTCGTCCATAATGATTCATGTGTAGGAGATTCACCTACCAAACCAACGTCATTAGGTCTCACACAAATTTGCTTTAACTtgtaaaatgaacagtaaatatttTTCATTGGATTGGCACATAGTGTGGCAAGTTGTAAGCAACATCAACACTTGGGTTGCAAAGTTCTGGGAATTTCCAGGAGTCTTCCAGCGGGTTATTTCTGGAAGttctgggaattttgggaaaggtaaaaacattttgcaattcCCTAAGCACCAGTGATTTCATTTTGATAGTAGCCACAAAACTTCATAAATAAATTGCCCTATTTGTGCTAATACTTCATTTTTAGGCAAATCCTCCTCTGTCTAGGTTCAtttgacatctctctctctccagataacATGGGGTTGCACCGTGGCTCCCCACAGGCAGTGAGGAGAGACATAGGCCTGGCCGTCACTCACAGGTTGGCAACTACCTCATGTCATACACCTTTAGGCCAGAGACTACcatgatacaaatgtaaaatatactttAAATCCACAGTATATAGAGCAAAAAAGGATTGATGGTTTAAGTAATTGAGGATTCTGTGTGAAGATTTTCCACCAAGTCGTGGCTGTCCCAGACATGTCAGGTCTGTCAGAAGAACATGATGTTTGGTGTGAAGTGTAAACACTGCAGGTGAGTGGagtaaggagagggaggagtctCTGAGATGTTCTGGTGTTGgattgttctggtgtctctacgatgcaaaaaaaatacaacttCATCTTCTTTTGGTGATCAgttgttctctactgttctctgaTTGGTGGTTTCCTGTCTGCAGGTTAAAGTGCCATAACAAGTGTACTAAAGAAGCTCCCTCCTGCAGAATCTCTTTCCTGCCAAGTAAGCCCTTTCTTGCTTCTCATGTTCATCCATGGATTCATGGTTTACCCATTTTGATTCAACAAGCATTAGTGTAATGGTCCCAATCTCTTCTTTCCAGTCACCAAAATACGGAGGACTGAGTCTGTGCCGTCTGACATCAACAACCCTGTGGACCGGCCATTAGAGACACCACAGTTTGGCACACTGCCAAAGGCCATCACCAAAAAGGTAGATATTGGATATTACATCACACCTTTGATGATAATGATATGCATGGTGCTGTTAGGACAGACAAGTGTGTTATTGACTCTGATCAGTGTGTATTTCTTCTTCTCCTTCGGTCAGGATCACCCCCCTGCGCTGAACCAGTTGGACTCCAGTAGTAACccatcctccaccacctcctccacaccctcctccccTGCCCCTTTCCAGAACCCTCCCAGTGCCACCCCGCCCCCCAACTCCTCGCCCAAGGTCCACCGGGACAACCGCTTCCACTTCCCAGGTAGGTCCCTGACCGTCACTCACATACCTATGcaaatacagaaacacacacaatcaccTCAACATATACACACAATCACCTCAACATATACACACAATCACCTCAACATATACACACAATCACCTCAACATATACACACAATCACCTCAACATATACACACAATCACCTCAACATATACACACAATCACCTCAACATATACACACAATCACCTCAACATATACACACAATCACCTCAACATATACACACAATCACCTGGAGtgtctccctttatctctctcacactctctcacatgcaaacacacaaatgaatatacacacatgcaaacacacaaatTGATATACACTTAACCACACAAGCATGTCCACTGCACAAAAATAAGCCAGCATACTCCCACTATCAAAGCGCATGCTTGCATTGTGTTCTTGATTACACAGAAGGTCTCCCTGAGTCACATTTCCTGTTTAACGAATGTTGAACGTTAAACGTGGAATGGCCGGGCAGGAGTGgtcgtcctccctctctctccctttctgcatTAATACCACTCCTCAGGGGGGTGGGAGTGACTGGGGTTATTTTAACGGCTActctaacccagagtctctctctccactccatgCTTGTTGGTTCTTCCCTGTCTTTTCCCTAAGCTGCCTGCTACTTTCAGCATAGACAGCAGTTTATCTTCCCTGGTGAGTTTACAGTACGGTCCCAGACAgactgttgtgctgtgctcacacCTGCCCACGTCCCCAGCCTTGTCAATTCTCTCTATCTCCTGCATGTACTCACAGGCTTAGTGAATTACATGACAAAGTTGTGCATTTGTGAATGTTTTAGAGTAATGTGTTGTGTGATATTTAGACTGCATTGTCTCATGTGGAGATGGATCTCTCTGCCACCTGCTGGGGAGTTTGGGAATTGCATGTCTCGTTATGGTGGATGTTGTCAACACATTGCTATGGCAAAGTGACAATATAAGTGGGCAAAGAAACTACATGAGGGATGCAATTTTGTCTTTACAAGCAAAAAGCCacattattttttattacatactgaacatttgtattttttctcCCAGATGTGTCCAGTTCTTCTACGTTGCACTCTGAAGCCCTCCATGACACAGTGTAAGGCTTTCCTGTCTATTTAATTTATCAATAGTGTTTTAATGGTACATTACTCGGCATACTCAGCATACTCTGACATTGTGACTGTGGTTTACCCTGTCCCAACAGTGAGACTGAACCAGCAGATGACATACACTTTGAACTGGCCGAGGATGAGGACGGAGAGGTAAAAACTGAGTATGTGCATGCGAAGTAACTGAGACACATGCCCAAAACCCAACATGCATGAATGTcctacaggaggaagaggaggaggtggttgaACCTGAGATCGACCCAGACCCAGtagtggaggaggaagatgaggaggaggaggaggaggaggaagatgatgatgaGGAAGATGAAGATGGGGGTGGGAGTGAGATGAATGGGGGTTCGGATGGTGAGTGTGATGGTGATGAGTTGGATGACCTGCCCAACTCAAGGGGAGGTCGCTGGAAAGGCCCCATCTCCCGTAAGGCCAGCCAGACCAGTGTCTACTTGCAGGAGTGGGACATCCCCTTCGAACAGCTGGACCTGGGAGAGCTCATTGGGAAGGTGATCTAAAATATAGAATGAGCTATATTTGCATCAAACTATCAGTGTTTTCAGTTTTAAACCCATTTAAAGTGTGTTTCTCAAACTGTCATTAAATCACTCACTCCAGGGCCGTTGGGGCAAGGTGCATAAGGGCCGTTGGCATGGGGAGGTGGCCATCAGGCTGCTGGAGATAGATGGGAACAACCAGGACCACCTGAAGCTGTTTAAGAAGGAGGTGATGAACTACAGACAGACCCGTCATGAGAACGTGGTCCTCTTCATGGGGGCCTGCATGGCCCCGCCCCACCTCGCCATCATCACCAGGTAGGAGGGGCTAAATCGCATCTAGAATAATAACTTATCCCTTTGTTATAATCAGTCAACCATAGctgttgtttatttgtttagTTCCATTTGTTAATTCAAGTGTTTCTCTAGTTTCTGTAAAGGGAGGACATTATACTCTGTCGTTCGAGACACCAAAAACACACTGGATATAAACAAGACGAGGCAAATTGCTCAAGAAATTGTAAAGGTAACTTCTTTCCCTGTTCAATActttcacgtgtgtgtgtgtgtgtgtgtgggtgtgggtgtgttatttatatatacacacacactaaccagcaaaagaaatgcaacatgcaacaatttcaatgagttACAggtcatttaaggaaatcagtctattgaaataaataaatgaggccctaatctatggatttcacatgactgataATAcacatatgcatctgttggtcacagatatcttttaaaaaaagtaggggcgtggatcagaaaacctgtcagtatctggtatgaccaccatttgcttcatgcaaCACGACAtgtccttcgcatagagttgatcagtctgttgattgtggcctgtggaatgttgtccactcctcttcaatggctgtgcgaggTTGCTGGATATttgcaggaactggaacacgctgtcgtaaagtcgatccagagcatcccacacgtgctcaatgggtgacatgtctggtgagtatgcaggccatggaagaactgggacattttcagcttccaggaattgtgtacagatccttgcgacatggggccgtgcattatcatgctgaaacatgaggtgatggcggtggatgaatggcacgacaatgtgcctcaggatctcgtcacattatctctgtgcattcaaattgccatctgtgtttgttgtccatagcttatgcctgccaacCATGGGGCACTTTGTTTACAACATTGACATAAGCAAACCAACActacgccatacacgctgtctgtcaTCTGCCGGTACAGtttgttaggttcttatttttcagagtaaataactcagacactagagaagctttaaccaagtttaatcgtccccaaaggttctgtacagctgaAATCAGACAGCAAAAGATTTGAGACTTCACAGTTTATATTGATCCTACTTAAGACTATCAATCCTACCAATCCTTACATTTTTGGCTCTACAGGAAGCTAATAAAGAGGGTAACAGGATTCCAAACATGTATTACTCTCTTAAGAGAATCTGTCCTCAACTCCTGACCTCAGACGCTCTTTCATCTAAtacacagatgtccatctgtctcccttgTATCAACacatcgctctcctctcctccatcaaacacatttcaaAGACTTCTTCTTTCTTCTGGGAACCATTAACTTCTAACATAACCCAGTCTCTTTCATTTCCTATCATTcgtttaatatctcaatgttcaaagtttagaCGATTCCAACAAGTTGAAacagggattcatctgtgaagagtacacttctccagcatgccagtggccatcaaaggtgagcattttcccactgaagtcgttTACGATggcgaactgcagtcaggtcaagaccctggtgaggacgacgagcacgcagtggagcttccctgagacgatttctgacagtttgtgccgAAATTTGTTGGTtgtacaaacccacagtttcatcagctgtccaggtggctggtctcagacgatccagcaggtgaagaagccgaatgtggaggtcctgggctgtcatggttacacatggtttgtggttgtgaggccggttggacctactgccaaattctctaaaatgacgttggaggcggcttatggtagagaaatgaacattcaagtctctggcaacaactctggtggacattcctgcaatcagtatgcaaattgcatgctccctcaaaacttgagacatctgtggcattttgtaatgacaaaactgctcattttagtggccttttgttgtccccagcacctgtgtaatgatcatgctgtttaatcatcatcttgatatgccacacctgtcaggtggatggattatcttggcacgggcgaaatgctcactaacagggatgtaaactcatttgtgcacaacatttgagagaactaatatttttgtgtgtatagaacattcctggaatctttcatttcagctcatgaaacatttaaccaacactttacatgttgcgtttatattttttgttcagtataaatgtgtAATGTATATTTACTCTATGTCCTTATTTACATCCTTCAATCTACACAGGGAATGGGCTATCTGCATGCCAAAGGCATTGTCCACAAGGACTTGAAGTCGAAGAACGTCTTTCATGACACCAATAAAGTGATTATTACAGACTTTGGTCTGTTTGGAATCTCTGGAGTGGTTCAGGAGGGGAGGTAAGGACTCTGCATATTGGTTCCTACAGCTATCGTCTCAGCTGGTAGATGCTCagtgggtgactgtgtgtgtgtgtgtgtcttgcttCACAGGCGAGACAATGAGCTGAAGCTTCCACATGGCTGGATCTGTTACCTGGCGCCAGAGATCGTACGCAGGATGAGCCCTGGAAACAATGAGGACCGCCTGCCATTCTCCAACGCTGCAGACGTCTACGCCTTTGGGTACGATCTTAGCACATTCTGAAGTACCTTTTCTTTATCATTGGTAgcacaatgtttttttctctctgagACTGCATGAGTTTACAGTTAACTGGCTCTGGGGAATGACCATATTGCTGGTTGCCCCCTTTTAGCACCATTTGGTACGAGCTCCAAGCCAGGGACTGGCCTATCACCAACCAGCCTGTGGAGGCTACCATCTGGCAGGTGGGGAGTGGTGAGGGCATCAAGAAGGTCCTGGCAGAGATCAGCCTGGGAAAGGAGGTCACGGTGAGTGGAGGGGGGAAGCACCTCTGTGTGCCAGATCACATTGTGGTGGAATCATGCAGAGATCTAtgcacattaaaaaaaaatgtatcctcGTGGTGCAGGTGAAGATATTTTCTAGGCGAAGGCTATGTTTTTACGGGATGACCTTGTTAGAATAGAGGAGACATTAAAGCTGAGTACAGGATAAATCTCTGCATTGTGTTGGCACAAACTAAAGACATTAATAgctcctgtgtatgtgtgtgcaggaGATCCTGTCTGCCTGCTGGGCCTATGACCTGAGGGAGCGGCCCACCTTCACCCAGCTGGCTGACATGCTGGAGAAGCTGCCCAAACTCAACCGGAGACTGTCCCACCCTGGACACTTCTGGAAGTCTGCAGAGTACGTATcctagaggtggaggtagaggtagaagcATGGGAGGAGTATATGTCCTGCCTGCCCTGAGATGCACTGGGCTCTGACTCGTCTGGAATGGACTTTTGTATAAAACAAAGGGGTTCAACTGAAGGCTTGTAAAGGATGACCCCCAGATTGCTGTGAGGCCCACTGATGTAAAACTAATGGGGACCAGGCAGGGTATGCCTGAGTAGACTCTTGGTAGTAGTTTATGTTCATAATATTCATGAGCCACATTAGCATCTGATGGTCCACTGCAAATACATTGACCCCTGTAATATGAGGGACGGTGATTTCTAATGGTGAATCGTTTATCATTTAGAAATGAACCATATGTGATGCTAAGGGAATGTTCTTTGTTTTATCTTCTGCTTTCCAAACTCTATCTCCCCCAGGATGTGACTGTGAGTTGAATGCACTTTTGTGTTTAAAGCATTGTTTTGTCCCACCCTTTTCTGGACTATTGCCTGACCTGCTCTGTACCCCTACATCTCCACACCCCTCTCCACTTCTCATATGTTTGATATACAGTACCTGGTCCAgatttctctccacctctcctaccatctctctcctgctcgttctctgtaactttctcattcaCTACATACTGCATGTCTGTCACTCAAAGGCCCATGGGTGGAGTCTTCTCTCACATGAACCTGTTGTCCAGTAACAGCCACCATCAGTTCAACAACTCTCTGCTAGTGGAACTGGCTTGGCTACTGGTCTTCTGTTTGTATTCAAACACACGCTGGCCTCTTCTAACACGATCAGGAATGATACCACAGATGCCCCAACAAAGTCTGCCTGCATAGCATGCCAGAGCTTGAATGGGAAGAGAAGCACTTACCAGCTTGCATGGTGTTTGCCATGGTCTGTTGGGACACTTTGCATGGGCTTGTGAATCCAGAAAAAGCTTTCTGTGAGAAAGCTCATCTGAGTTTTCTGCGATACAGAAATCTGGACCCTTGTTTCATGTTGAAGTATTTACCTGTCTACTCTACTGCACCGGTCTTATTCTCTCTTAATGTTACACCTGTTAGCATAGTTTCACCAACAGTCTCTAACCTCCCATGTTTTcctttgttctccctctctctctttgtgttttCTGTCTTCCTAATATAGGTTGTAGCCGTCACTATGAAATATAAGCAATGCAAAACAAACAAAGCCTGGGTCTGCCTTGCATGCTCCTGAAATCCTTAACTCTTAGGATTGATCAAAACATTGACTGCCTGATAGAGACACTGCTTCCACTAACCCACAGCCTGATCTTCCATGTCTATTAAACTGTAGTGTTTGGTTGTATGGGAGTGAAGGGTTCTGGACTGAGGTAGTGCTTCGCTACCTCCCCTCAACTTTCCTTCCTTCATCTCAAAACTTCTTgccttcatttttattttatttattttttgcttttTGGACTATCTGAGACTTGTGACTAACTGGTTTGTGGTGTCTGTGATAAGACTGACTGGTGTGCTGTGGCCTGTGCCTGGTGGCTGACGGCTGCTCTGCTGTGTTCTGCTCCGTCTGCAGcctgccctgctctctctcctctctgtgctgCTGTGATGGGGTTCTTCCTGCTGGGGGCTCCCAGACGACGCGGCCCAGAAACACTCCGTGGGCCAAAACAATGTTTTAACTCCTATCACAAATGTACCTCTGCATTCACTCCCTCCTCTTTTCTCATTGTGGTCTTGATGCTTCAGGCTGCTTGAGTGATGTAATCCAACTCTTGATTCTTACCCCTCAGCTCTCTGCAGTAATTTGATGGCATGCGCTGTGACACTGTCATCGTGCTGACCCATATCTGCCTTCTGGTCACTCGCTACATGTACACATTATTTCAACAGGAGAAAAAACTATAAGAAACAAACTATCACCTTTGGTTGTTGGTTCCTATTTAAAGTAATcatttttgtagtgtttattattttgttccaTGAAATTTGAAAGCACAAAGGTCTCAGGAGTTGGGAGAGCATGATTTAATTGACTCTTGTCTCCGTGTTGCTTGTTTGAGTAGAATCTGATGAAACCATACATTTGAAAACGGCTCGGTGCATGAATGACGAATGAATATGTTGACAGTTCACAGGTGTCAGCATGCAATGGGACCTTCCTCTCATCATCTCACTACCCACTGGAAATGGAATTATGTTGGTTATTTATGACTGAAGGTATGTGATGATGAAGTGAGTGCCCTGATTATTAAAAGGCATAAGAGGGCGCCACAGGGAAGCAGGAGATGCCTTCTATCAGCCTGTGAGTGGTGTAGAGGTAGACCATTCAAGTAGTTTAGTAGAGTCATTTACAGTGCAAAAATAATAGAACAAGAGCCTGGTGCAAAAGTATCCGCTAATTTACTCCTTAAACATGACCTtttgtgcgtgcttgtgtgtattATGTTTGTGATTGCTTGCCTCAGTTGGTGTGCCtgtatttgtgtttgtttgtgagtgtatGTGCGagtgagtgtattgtattggaaCATGCAGGGTTGATTTAGTGAAAGACTGCAGTAAATGTTATATTGACGATATCAGTGCTATCTAAGATAGACATGTATATACATTATTTAATGTACAGCTAATTAACACAATTGTAATATTTGTACAAACATTTTATATGTACTATACATCATTGCATTTTTAAATAGATACTGCCCCCCCTATTACAGATGTATATATCTTTATATTTTTTCATGTACAAAATACTGTAaaaatactgtacattttttttGAATGTTTTTTATGTCATGTAAAAATTCATATTTTTGTATTGCATGTGGCTACCATTCTGTAAACACAGTTTCTGTTTTCATCCTTGAAAGAAAATAAAATGAAGCTTGTCATGTGAAAATGTATGTTTGAGCTGAATTTAATAAAGTATTTTAGTTATGCTATGGACAGTTATATTTACGGTTAGTTTTCCCCAAATATATTTAGAACTACTCCCTTTCTCTGTGGTATCACTGGTAACTTGATCTGTGCCCTTGGTGTGATATGGTAATCATTAACACAAGATATGATGGAATAAGGACATTAGGCCATAAAAACTCATATCTACTGATTCACTTATCTGCACACTAGTGTAGTATGTTTCATTCAAATGACTTTTTATTTGGTGTGTATTCGTGGTTTAGTTTATGTAGCCACTTCCCaattcatcaaggatctcattGTTTATGTTTAAATAGTATAgagaatacattattattattataaataacaGACACCatagatatactgtatgtttgaggGCACATGCAAAATCAGATATAAATGTAATCGGTATGATGAGGTAACACCCAGTGAGAGGCACTTAGATAGCCATGTATGCTGTTTAATTTCCTTTACTATTCACTACAAAATACCCCTGATGCTAGTGACTTAGTGAAAGTAATAAATTAATGGACACAAGAAAACTAAACCATTAAAAAATGGTAGGTTAATGGTGATCAGTCAGCAAAGTCATAGGCCACTTGGTGTAAAAAATGTGCTACATTTTCGTTGCTCTCTTATCTAAGGGTCACGGTTTTCGATTGCGTGTGGAGGCATTTATGAGAAACGAAACTTACGGTGCACTGtggagaaatcgctccgccatttcctatTTGctattctaatagtttgcctaattccACTTTATTGACAAAGAAGGCAagtctagtgtagagaatcattgtaccatccctgtgaaatatattttatgtaACCAAAAATATTGGATTTTCAGCAGTTTGAAGCTGGTAAAATACACAAAAACAGGAAGCATATAACTAGCGCACATATaatagatctaccgcttcttagacttgctttcaattagAGAGACAGATCTAGAAATTAcctttctatgtgaatttgctCGGGTCGCCCAAAAGGTGACATTGCAGCTTTACTGAAGAGAACCACATCACGTCTACGTGCTGCTTTGAACAGACAGATCAGAGCAACATTGAAGCATGTCTTTTCAGCAACCCTTCTTCAATCCGGTAAGAATTCTACTTTGATATTATTCAGATAATTTATTTCATCAGGCCCCGTTAtttgtgatgttctggtgtcatTTTGTTACATATTTTTGGTGTAATTTTCCCATTTTCTTTTGAAAAAGGTGTATTGTATGGTGGTCATACTGCAAATGAACTTTCAGCTTTGAATCACTCCCATATTGTGGTGATTAAAACCGAAATGAATATAGAGAACTGTTGTTGCCAATCAACCAAAATGTTGTAATTAATGTTGTTGTATTGTACTGGAACAAATTACAACAAATTATTGTGGTGACAAAATCCTGCAAGTGTTTCCTGTAGGAAAAAAAGTTGTCCAATAGGATTTTGATAGAGTAACACAAAATCCTATAGGGTTGCGAGAGTTTTATATGATCCAATAGCATTCTTTTAGACGTTTCCAATAGGGAAAAAATAGTCCAATAGGATTCAGATAGGATTCTGATAGAGGTGTCACAAAATCCTATAGGATTCGATTGGAAATGAATCCTAAAGGATTTTTTAACTATGAAAGAAAATAAGAAAGGAAACCATAACCTTTTAGATTGTTATTATAAAATGCTTGATGTGGCCAGTGTGAGTGCCTAACGTTTCAAAGTCTCTATTTGCCATGTCCCTAGCTTGCCTGGCTCTTAACAGATGGTGAACAAGACTAGCTACCCAGCCCTGGTCACATGTTGTTTTGTGCTCTGTGCCCCTAGAGAGTGCCATTCACTGGCTGTATCCAGGGAGCTCTGCATGAGGGGAAGACCATCACTGTGACAGGGAGAGTCCTGCCAGGAGCCCAGAGGTAGAGCTACCTAGA
Proteins encoded in this region:
- the ksr1a gene encoding kinase suppressor of Ras 1 isoform X1, coding for MDSVSEKGGKMVESDEQSERESGGGAAMAALHQCELIQNMIEISISSLQGLRTKCAASNDLTQQEIRTLEVKLMKYICKQLQCKQKVPETERPQALDSYPRLGDWLRTVNLRPELIEAVPVKLSLDALLQMPGSHVRETMRRLGSSLEECSRLSAALSCLKSATESDGELREDGGPWFSEPTRRESGSLLLPPDQLLGGMGGPMRPHSPSPLARPPTTPSTPSTPCTACAHPRSFSVSTMPGPEAHGAYVYADTPSTDPFPLSAARQGRLHGHTSTPPLTPPSKRRHRLKPPCTPPPPSRKVLHLLPNITLTRSKSHESQLGNRIEEPPTNKCAKKNKLFLNVQINGNGCEDSPSRSPHRSARTPGVSTPAPVPAPYTLPGTPTLMEEHSSHLKNNMGLHRGSPQAVRRDIGLAVTHRFSTKSWLSQTCQVCQKNMMFGVKCKHCRLKCHNKCTKEAPSCRISFLPITKIRRTESVPSDINNPVDRPLETPQFGTLPKAITKKDHPPALNQLDSSSNPSSTTSSTPSSPAPFQNPPSATPPPNSSPKVHRDNRFHFPAACYFQHRQQFIFPDVSSSSTLHSEALHDTVETEPADDIHFELAEDEDGEEEEEEVVEPEIDPDPVVEEEDEEEEEEEEDDDEEDEDGGGSEMNGGSDGECDGDELDDLPNSRGGRWKGPISRKASQTSVYLQEWDIPFEQLDLGELIGKGRWGKVHKGRWHGEVAIRLLEIDGNNQDHLKLFKKEVMNYRQTRHENVVLFMGACMAPPHLAIITSFCKGRTLYSVVRDTKNTLDINKTRQIAQEIVKGMGYLHAKGIVHKDLKSKNVFHDTNKVIITDFGLFGISGVVQEGRRDNELKLPHGWICYLAPEIVRRMSPGNNEDRLPFSNAADVYAFGTIWYELQARDWPITNQPVEATIWQVGSGEGIKKVLAEISLGKEVTEILSACWAYDLRERPTFTQLADMLEKLPKLNRRLSHPGHFWKSADSQVSACNGTFLSSSHYPLEMELCWLFMTEGM
- the ksr1a gene encoding kinase suppressor of Ras 1 isoform X5 codes for the protein MDSVSEKGGKMVESDEQSERESGGGAAMAALHQCELIQNMIEISISSLQGLRTKCAASNDLTQQEIRTLEVKLMKYICKQLQCKQKVPETERPQALDSYPRLGDWLRTVNLRPELIEAVPVKLSLDALLQMPGSHVRETMRRLGSSLEECSRLSAALSCLKSATESDGELREDGGPWFSEPTRRESGSLLLPPDQLLGGMGGPMRPHSPSPLARPPTTPSTPSTPCTACAHPRSFSVSTMPGPEAHGAYVYADTPSTDPFPLSAARQGRLHGHTSTPPLTPPSKRRHRLKPPCTPPPPSRKVLHLLPNITLTRSKSHESQLGNRIEEPPTNKCAKKNKLFLNVQINGNGCEDSPSRSPHRSARTPGVSTPAPVPAPYTLPGTPTLMEEHSSHLKNNMGLHRGSPQAVRRDIGLAVTHRFSTKSWLSQTCQVCQKNMMFGVKCKHCRLKCHNKCTKEAPSCRISFLPITKIRRTESVPSDINNPVDRPLETPQFGTLPKAITKKDHPPALNQLDSSSNPSSTTSSTPSSPAPFQNPPSATPPPNSSPKVHRDNRFHFPAACYFQHRQQFIFPDVSSSSTLHSEALHDTVETEPADDIHFELAEDEDGEEEEEEVVEPEIDPDPVVEEEDEEEEEEEEDDDEEDEDGGGSEMNGGSDGECDGDELDDLPNSRGGRWKGPISRKASQTSVYLQEWDIPFEQLDLGELIGKGRWGKVHKGRWHGEVAIRLLEIDGNNQDHLKLFKKEVMNYRQTRHENVVLFMGACMAPPHLAIITSFCKGRTLYSVVRDTKNTLDINKTRQIAQEIVKGMGYLHAKGIVHKDLKSKNVFHDTNKVIITDFGLFGISGVVQEGRRDNELKLPHGWICYLAPEIVRRMSPGNNEDRLPFSNAADVYAFGTIWYELQARDWPITNQPVEATIWQVGSGEGIKKVLAEISLGKEVTEILSACWAYDLRERPTFTQLADMLEKLPKLNRRLSHPGHFWKSAEL
- the ksr1a gene encoding kinase suppressor of Ras 1 isoform X2, with translation MDSVSEKGGKMVESDEQSERESGGGAAMAALHQCELIQNMIEISISSLQGLRTKCAASNDLTQQEIRTLEVKLMKYICKQLQCKQKVPETERPQALDSYPRLGDWLRTVNLRPELIEAVPVKLSLDALLQMPGSHVRETMRRLGSSLEECSRLSAALSCLKSATESDGELREDGGPWFSEPTRRESGSLLLPPDQLLGGMGGPMRPHSPSPLARPPTTPSTPSTPCTACAHPRSFSVSTMPGPEAHGAYVYADTPSTDPFPLSAARQGRLHGHTSTPPLTPPSKRRHRLKPPCTPPPPSRKVLHLLPNITLTRSKSHESQLGNRIEEPPTNKCAKKNKLFLNVQINGNGCEDSPSRSPHRSARTPGVSTPAPVPAPYTLPGTPTLMEEHSSHLKNNMGLHRGSPQAVRRDIGLAVTHRFSTKSWLSQTCQVCQKNMMFGVKCKHCRLKCHNKCTKEAPSCRISFLPITKIRRTESVPSDINNPVDRPLETPQFGTLPKAITKKDHPPALNQLDSSSNPSSTTSSTPSSPAPFQNPPSATPPPNSSPKVHRDNRFHFPDVSSSSTLHSEALHDTVETEPADDIHFELAEDEDGEEEEEEVVEPEIDPDPVVEEEDEEEEEEEEDDDEEDEDGGGSEMNGGSDGECDGDELDDLPNSRGGRWKGPISRKASQTSVYLQEWDIPFEQLDLGELIGKGRWGKVHKGRWHGEVAIRLLEIDGNNQDHLKLFKKEVMNYRQTRHENVVLFMGACMAPPHLAIITSFCKGRTLYSVVRDTKNTLDINKTRQIAQEIVKGMGYLHAKGIVHKDLKSKNVFHDTNKVIITDFGLFGISGVVQEGRRDNELKLPHGWICYLAPEIVRRMSPGNNEDRLPFSNAADVYAFGTIWYELQARDWPITNQPVEATIWQVGSGEGIKKVLAEISLGKEVTEILSACWAYDLRERPTFTQLADMLEKLPKLNRRLSHPGHFWKSADSQVSACNGTFLSSSHYPLEMELCWLFMTEGM